Proteins encoded together in one Pseudomonas sp. Seg1 window:
- a CDS encoding PepSY domain-containing protein yields the protein MRAFLVLLHRYIGLATAVFLLLAGITGSILAFNHELDEWLNPQFYAASAEGERLAPGALVDAVQTAHPKLQVWYMEYPHEVGHTALLAAVPRNDPATGKPFDERNQVFYLDPVSAEQKGQRYWGECCFARENFVPFILEFHYNLTLPGNWGLLLMGLVAIAWVIDCFVALWLTLPRGKPFWKKWSTAWKVKGGHAYRLNFDLHRAGGLWLWLLLLPIAISSVAMNLPSQVFKPAVSLFSAVEPSVYEARGRMPPSELGVTQLSYQQAYDRALQEGKRLGLTAAIGELYYSFEYNFYGAGFGQHDTEAHGKSWLFFHGTDGRLLGQEIAGQGTLGERFYRLQLPIHGGRIIGFTGQVMIAVLGILIATLSVTGVYIWWRKWQARRISKARKAV from the coding sequence GTGCGCGCATTTCTGGTTTTGTTGCATCGCTATATCGGATTGGCCACAGCAGTGTTTCTGCTGCTGGCCGGGATCACGGGAAGCATTCTGGCGTTCAATCATGAGCTGGATGAGTGGTTGAACCCGCAGTTTTATGCGGCGTCTGCCGAGGGTGAGCGACTGGCACCGGGGGCGCTGGTGGATGCGGTGCAAACGGCTCATCCGAAACTGCAGGTCTGGTACATGGAGTACCCGCATGAGGTCGGGCATACGGCGTTGCTGGCAGCAGTTCCACGCAATGATCCGGCGACCGGCAAGCCGTTCGATGAGCGTAATCAGGTGTTCTATCTGGACCCGGTCAGTGCCGAGCAGAAGGGGCAGCGTTACTGGGGAGAGTGTTGCTTTGCGCGAGAGAACTTTGTCCCGTTCATTCTCGAATTCCACTACAACCTGACGTTGCCGGGTAACTGGGGATTGCTGTTGATGGGGCTGGTCGCCATTGCCTGGGTGATCGATTGTTTTGTGGCGCTGTGGCTGACATTGCCGCGTGGAAAGCCGTTCTGGAAGAAGTGGTCGACCGCCTGGAAGGTGAAAGGCGGGCATGCCTATCGTCTCAACTTCGATCTGCACCGAGCCGGGGGACTATGGCTATGGCTGTTGTTGCTGCCGATCGCGATCAGCAGCGTGGCCATGAACTTGCCGAGTCAGGTGTTCAAGCCCGCAGTGTCGTTGTTTTCAGCAGTTGAACCGAGCGTCTATGAAGCTCGAGGACGAATGCCTCCCTCGGAATTGGGAGTGACTCAACTGAGTTATCAACAGGCTTACGACAGGGCATTGCAGGAGGGGAAAAGGTTGGGGCTGACAGCGGCGATCGGGGAGTTGTATTACAGCTTTGAGTACAACTTTTACGGTGCAGGGTTCGGACAACATGACACCGAGGCCCATGGCAAATCCTGGTTGTTCTTCCATGGTACGGACGGGCGATTATTAGGGCAGGAAATCGCGGGACAGGGAACGTTGGGAGAGCGGTTCTATCGGTTGCAGCTGCCGATACATGGGGGACGGATCATTGGTTTCACTGGGCAAGTAATGATCGCGGTATTAGGTATCTTGATTGCGACATTGTCAGTGACGGGCGTCTACATCTGGTGGCGCAAGTGGCAAGCGCGGCGTATCAGCAAGGCACGTAAAGCCGTTTGA